Proteins encoded in a region of the Anoxybacillus amylolyticus genome:
- the ltrA gene encoding group II intron reverse transcriptase/maturase produces the protein MLMERILSRGNLLTALKRVEQNKGSHGIDGMSVKDLRRHLYENWDSLREELRTGTYQPAPVRRVEIPKPNGGVRMLGIPTVTDRFIQQAIAQVLTPIFDPTFSENSYGFRPNRRAHDAVRKAKEYIKEGYRWVVDIDLEKFFDKVNHDQLMGILAKRIEDRILLKLIRKYLQSGVMINGVVQITEEGTPQGGPLSPLLSNILLDQLDKELEARGHQFVRYADDCNIYVKSWKAGQRVMKSVSTFLEQHLKLKVNREKSAVDRPWKRKFLGFSFTFHKDPKVRIAKESMERLKRKIREITSRSKPYPMEVRVERLNQYLTGWCGYFALADTPSKFKEIDEWIRRRLRMCEWKQWKKPKTRVRKLIGLGIPEYKAYEWGNTRKKYWRIAHSPILHKTLDNSYWSQRGLKSLYNRYEFLRQS, from the coding sequence ATGTTAATGGAACGAATCTTGTCACGTGGAAATCTTCTAACGGCGCTCAAACGAGTGGAACAAAATAAAGGAAGTCACGGCATCGATGGAATGTCCGTAAAAGACCTACGAAGACATCTCTATGAAAACTGGGACTCCCTCCGGGAAGAGTTAAGAACAGGAACCTACCAACCTGCACCCGTACGTCGTGTCGAAATCCCGAAACCAAATGGCGGAGTGAGGATGTTAGGAATACCTACCGTGACAGATCGTTTCATTCAACAAGCAATCGCTCAAGTGTTAACCCCAATCTTTGACCCAACCTTTTCGGAAAATAGTTATGGGTTTCGTCCGAATCGGAGGGCTCATGATGCGGTAAGGAAGGCGAAAGAATATATCAAAGAGGGTTACCGCTGGGTGGTCGATATAGACTTAGAGAAATTCTTTGATAAAGTCAATCACGACCAATTGATGGGGATACTCGCCAAGCGAATCGAAGACCGCATCCTACTGAAGTTGATACGAAAATATCTTCAATCAGGAGTCATGATAAATGGGGTTGTCCAAATAACGGAAGAAGGAACACCGCAGGGAGGACCGCTTAGTCCACTTCTATCCAACATTCTCCTAGACCAATTGGACAAAGAGTTGGAAGCAAGGGGGCACCAATTTGTCCGATATGCGGATGACTGCAACATCTATGTGAAGTCATGGAAAGCAGGACAGCGTGTGATGAAATCGGTATCGACCTTCCTCGAACAGCACCTAAAATTGAAGGTAAACAGAGAGAAATCAGCAGTAGACCGTCCGTGGAAACGGAAGTTTCTAGGGTTCAGTTTCACCTTTCACAAAGATCCAAAGGTGCGAATAGCCAAAGAAAGCATGGAACGGCTGAAAAGAAAAATACGAGAAATAACTTCTCGGTCGAAGCCTTATCCGATGGAAGTAAGGGTGGAAAGACTGAACCAATACCTCACAGGATGGTGCGGATACTTCGCGCTAGCAGATACCCCGAGCAAATTCAAAGAAATAGACGAGTGGATAAGAAGAAGGCTGAGAATGTGTGAATGGAAACAATGGAAGAAACCTAAAACAAGAGTTAGAAAGCTGATTGGATTAGGGATTCCAGAATACAAAGCATACGAATGGGGAAACACCAGAAAGAAATACTGGCGAATCGCCCACAGCCCAATTCTACACAAAACCCTCGACAACTCCTATTGGAGCCAACGAGGGCTGAAAAGTCTGTATAATCGCTACGAATTTCTGCGTCAATCTTAG
- a CDS encoding TetR/AcrR family transcriptional regulator: MAKKRKETFLQTAMKLFAEKGYHTTSIQDIVEAWGISKGAFYHHFSSKEELMFEIVRYHFEKLMVPVMEAKQKNQSPRDTFIDELTRKLEGILKHKDFFQMMMVEQLPKINTNIQHYLYAQRVRIFRWYCQRLIDIYGGKIEKHVFDVAAIVSGIFREYLFYMMFNEEMFRADAIARFIVRQIDAIVEHLGEEEPLLNEAAIRCFADMAAREHRERKTKILESIEQLKYQLSTLPIDKKTLYQLHAALDTLEAEFSQEQTTPREYVVKGILLYIDSQRIPSLADALVSLTKLVHDYMAHDER, encoded by the coding sequence ATGGCAAAAAAACGGAAAGAAACATTTCTCCAAACGGCAATGAAGCTATTTGCAGAAAAAGGATACCACACCACGTCGATTCAAGACATTGTCGAAGCGTGGGGTATTTCGAAGGGCGCATTTTATCACCATTTTTCATCAAAAGAAGAATTGATGTTTGAAATCGTCCGCTATCATTTTGAAAAGCTGATGGTGCCGGTAATGGAAGCAAAACAAAAAAATCAGTCTCCGCGCGACACATTCATTGATGAACTGACGAGAAAACTAGAAGGCATTTTAAAGCATAAAGACTTTTTTCAAATGATGATGGTCGAACAACTCCCGAAGATTAACACCAATATTCAGCACTATTTATATGCCCAGCGGGTGCGCATATTCCGCTGGTATTGCCAACGGTTAATAGACATTTATGGGGGAAAAATAGAAAAACATGTGTTTGATGTCGCGGCAATCGTCAGCGGAATTTTCCGCGAATACCTTTTTTATATGATGTTTAACGAAGAAATGTTCCGCGCCGATGCGATTGCTCGTTTTATTGTCCGGCAGATTGATGCGATTGTCGAGCATTTAGGAGAAGAAGAACCGCTGTTAAATGAAGCGGCGATTCGTTGCTTTGCCGATATGGCTGCACGAGAGCATCGCGAGCGAAAGACGAAAATTCTCGAAAGTATTGAGCAGTTAAAGTACCAACTCTCCACACTTCCAATCGATAAAAAAACACTCTATCAATTGCACGCTGCGTTGGATACATTAGAAGCGGAGTTTTCCCAAGAGCAAACAACCCCGCGTGAATATGTTGTCAAAGGCATTCTTTTATATATCGACAGCCAGCGCATTCCGTCATTAGCGGACGCATTGGTGTCGTTAACAAAACTTGTCCATGATTACATGGCACATGACGAAAGATAG
- a CDS encoding plasmid pRiA4b ORF-3 family protein: protein MRREELLQTVVDVIQRSEAYEQLPDTYKQQLDAIINRDYLLQAIAKRNKPTRKQNEKTTVLYQLKIALKGIRPPIWRRIAVPSHITFDQLHDIIQIAMGWENSHLYEFEINDIVIDIPDEEYGCSFVGWREKYDARSVELSKFLIKEGEKFTYTYDFGDNWVHLITLEKIETTTDPFRHPVCLKGKRACPPEDVGGIYGYMEVIDLLDGNRKEEEMEEFTEWYGGEYDPEHFDIDEVNKRLQMIVFF from the coding sequence TTGCGAAGAGAGGAATTGTTACAAACAGTTGTCGATGTTATTCAACGGTCAGAAGCATATGAACAATTGCCAGATACATACAAACAACAATTGGATGCCATTATAAATCGCGACTATTTACTACAAGCAATCGCCAAACGGAACAAGCCAACGCGGAAACAAAACGAAAAAACAACCGTACTTTACCAGCTGAAAATCGCCTTAAAAGGCATCCGTCCGCCGATCTGGCGGCGCATCGCCGTTCCGAGCCACATTACGTTCGACCAACTGCATGACATTATTCAAATTGCGATGGGCTGGGAAAATAGCCATTTGTACGAGTTTGAAATTAACGATATCGTTATCGACATTCCAGACGAAGAGTACGGTTGTTCGTTTGTCGGCTGGCGGGAAAAATATGACGCCCGTTCAGTAGAGCTGTCGAAATTTTTAATCAAAGAAGGCGAAAAGTTTACGTATACGTATGATTTCGGCGACAACTGGGTACACCTCATCACGCTCGAAAAAATCGAAACGACGACCGATCCGTTCCGCCACCCGGTTTGCTTAAAAGGAAAACGCGCCTGCCCCCCGGAAGACGTGGGCGGCATTTACGGTTACATGGAAGTGATCGATCTGCTTGACGGAAATAGAAAGGAAGAAGAAATGGAAGAATTCACGGAATGGTACGGTGGCGAATACGACCCAGAGCATTTCGACATCGACGAAGTAAACAAGCGTCTCCAAATGATTGTTTTTTTCTAA
- a CDS encoding competence protein ComK: MQYEIKENTQALEPTYNERGELCTIVHETDATYTVASSPLHIVEHSCIYYGCAYEGRLEAAKLILGLKQMVPICVSNALRLYIMPTCSPDSDKCFWLAIRHIHHIEPYRQKKAKVILANGTSLIIDAHRDTLEARRAKTTLLYYTLEMRCGIYKVIEQKFPLWRLF, from the coding sequence GTGCAGTATGAAATTAAAGAAAATACACAGGCACTTGAGCCGACGTACAATGAACGGGGAGAATTGTGCACCATCGTTCACGAAACGGATGCTACGTACACCGTTGCATCCTCCCCTTTACACATTGTTGAACATAGCTGCATTTACTACGGCTGCGCTTACGAAGGAAGGCTCGAAGCTGCCAAACTAATTTTAGGCTTAAAACAAATGGTTCCCATTTGCGTCAGCAACGCTTTACGACTCTACATCATGCCAACGTGCTCCCCAGACAGCGACAAATGTTTTTGGCTTGCCATACGCCACATCCACCACATCGAGCCGTACCGACAAAAAAAAGCAAAAGTCATTCTCGCCAACGGCACTTCCCTCATCATTGACGCACACCGAGATACGCTTGAAGCGCGACGGGCGAAAACGACGCTTCTTTATTATACGCTTGAAATGCGCTGTGGCATTTATAAAGTCATTGAGCAAAAATTTCCGCTTTGGCGGCTTTTTTAA
- the adh gene encoding aldehyde dehydrogenase, with protein sequence MIYAQPGQPSSLITFKKRYENFIGGKWVPPVDGEYFENISPVTGLPYCEVPRSKAADIELALDAAHEAKEAWGRTSVAERARILNKIADRMEENLELLAVVETWENGKPIRETLAADIPLAIDHFRYFAGCIRAQEGSLAELDHDTVAYHFKEPLGVVGQIIPWNFPILMAAWKLAPALAAGNCVVLKPAEQTPTSILVLIELIEDLLPKGVVNVVNGFGLEAGKPLASNPRIAKVAFTGETTTGRLIMQYASQNIIPVTLELGGKSPNIFFPDVAEKDDEFFDKALEGFTMFALNQGEVCTCPSRALIHESIYDVFMERALERVQQIKQGNPLDTETMIGAQASSEQLEKILSYIDIGKQEGAELLIGGERNFLEGELSGGYYVQPTVFKGHNKMRIFQEEIFGPVVSVTTFKDEDEALAIANETLYGLGAGVWSRNINTAYRFGRGIQAGRVWTNCYHAYPAHAAFGGYKMSGIGRETHKMMLEHYQQTKNLLVSYSPKKLGFF encoded by the coding sequence ATGATTTATGCCCAACCTGGACAACCTAGTTCTCTCATCACGTTCAAAAAACGCTATGAAAACTTTATCGGCGGAAAATGGGTGCCGCCAGTCGACGGCGAATATTTCGAAAACATTTCGCCAGTCACTGGGCTTCCATACTGCGAAGTGCCGCGTTCAAAAGCCGCAGACATTGAACTGGCGCTCGATGCCGCGCACGAAGCAAAAGAAGCATGGGGGCGCACATCGGTCGCTGAACGGGCGCGCATTTTAAACAAAATTGCTGACCGCATGGAAGAAAACCTCGAACTGCTTGCCGTCGTCGAAACATGGGAAAACGGCAAACCAATTCGCGAAACGCTTGCAGCCGACATCCCGCTTGCGATTGACCACTTCCGCTACTTCGCTGGCTGCATTCGCGCACAAGAAGGCTCGTTAGCCGAACTCGATCATGACACCGTCGCTTACCACTTCAAAGAACCGCTCGGAGTTGTTGGACAGATTATTCCATGGAACTTCCCGATTTTAATGGCCGCATGGAAACTCGCACCGGCGTTGGCAGCTGGAAACTGCGTTGTCCTAAAACCTGCAGAACAAACACCAACATCGATCCTCGTACTAATCGAACTCATCGAAGACTTATTGCCAAAAGGGGTTGTCAACGTCGTCAACGGCTTTGGCTTAGAAGCTGGAAAACCGCTCGCGTCGAACCCGCGCATCGCCAAAGTGGCGTTTACTGGCGAAACGACGACTGGACGGTTAATTATGCAATACGCATCACAAAACATCATCCCTGTCACACTCGAACTTGGTGGCAAATCGCCAAACATTTTCTTCCCTGACGTCGCGGAAAAAGACGACGAATTTTTCGATAAAGCGCTCGAAGGCTTCACAATGTTTGCCTTAAACCAAGGCGAAGTATGCACATGCCCGTCGCGCGCTCTTATTCACGAATCGATTTACGACGTCTTTATGGAGCGGGCGCTTGAGCGCGTCCAACAAATTAAGCAAGGCAACCCGCTCGACACGGAAACGATGATTGGAGCGCAAGCATCGTCTGAACAACTCGAGAAAATTTTGTCCTACATTGACATCGGCAAACAAGAAGGGGCAGAGCTTCTCATCGGCGGCGAACGCAACTTTTTAGAGGGCGAATTAAGCGGCGGCTATTATGTGCAACCGACTGTCTTTAAGGGACATAATAAAATGCGCATTTTCCAAGAAGAAATTTTCGGACCGGTCGTTTCGGTCACGACGTTTAAAGACGAAGACGAAGCGCTTGCCATTGCCAATGAAACGTTATACGGCTTAGGGGCAGGTGTCTGGAGCCGCAACATCAACACCGCTTACCGCTTCGGTCGCGGCATTCAAGCGGGACGCGTCTGGACGAACTGCTACCACGCGTATCCAGCGCATGCGGCATTTGGCGGTTATAAAATGTCCGGCATTGGCCGCGAAACGCATAAAATGATGCTTGAACATTACCAACAAACGAAAAACTTACTCGTCAGCTACTCGCCGAAAAAATTAGGATTCTTCTAA
- a CDS encoding MDR family MFS transporter produces MAETIKHRHLLITGLIIAMLFGALDGTIVGTAMPRIVGELGGLSVMTWVTTAYMLTSTSVVPIAGKLADLLGRRVIYVSGLIIFMVGSALCGMAGNMTELIIYRGMQGIGGGIMMPMAMIIIGDLFTGKERAKWQGVFGGLYGLASILGPQIGGWIVDHWSWEWVFYINLPVGILATIFIAMGLNKHVAKGPVKFDVPGMVTMVVGVVSLLLALTFGGDKYAWTSWQIIGLFVLSAISFTTFAFVERKAEEPVLPIHLFKHRTFVVLNGIGFLMSVGMFGAIMFVPLFMQGVVGVSATQSGTIMTPMMITMIIGSILGGRIVYKIGVKPQLIAGMVVMASGLGLLSTMDIDTTRWTATLYMIVLGLGVGLVMPLLTLVLQETFSKSEMGVVTSSSQFFRSIGGTFGMTILGAVMNHRSSTLLEDRLIPLLKELPPQAKAMVAQFSHMIHDNPQSLYSALLSPKAMASMPAQMKQALVPILKQSLVDSLHSVFLFGLVFVACGVVLTFFLRKITLSEQNRRMKESA; encoded by the coding sequence ATGGCAGAAACCATTAAACACCGTCATTTATTAATTACTGGGCTGATTATTGCGATGTTATTTGGAGCGCTCGACGGGACGATTGTCGGAACGGCGATGCCCCGCATCGTTGGGGAGCTTGGCGGGTTAAGCGTCATGACATGGGTGACAACCGCGTACATGTTAACCTCGACGTCGGTGGTGCCGATTGCCGGAAAATTAGCGGACCTATTAGGGCGGAGAGTCATTTACGTATCAGGACTAATCATTTTCATGGTCGGCTCGGCACTCTGCGGCATGGCCGGTAATATGACCGAGCTCATTATTTACCGCGGCATGCAAGGCATTGGCGGCGGGATTATGATGCCGATGGCGATGATTATTATCGGCGATTTGTTTACTGGAAAAGAGAGGGCGAAATGGCAAGGGGTATTCGGCGGTTTGTACGGGCTTGCCTCGATTTTAGGCCCGCAAATTGGCGGCTGGATTGTCGACCATTGGAGCTGGGAATGGGTGTTTTACATTAACCTTCCTGTCGGCATTTTAGCGACGATTTTTATTGCGATGGGATTGAATAAGCACGTGGCGAAAGGACCGGTGAAATTTGACGTTCCTGGTATGGTGACGATGGTCGTCGGCGTGGTGAGTTTATTGTTAGCCCTAACGTTTGGCGGCGATAAATATGCGTGGACGTCATGGCAAATCATTGGCTTATTTGTTTTATCCGCCATTTCGTTCACTACGTTTGCATTCGTGGAACGAAAAGCAGAAGAGCCGGTGCTTCCGATTCATTTATTTAAACATCGGACGTTCGTGGTGTTAAACGGCATCGGCTTTTTAATGAGCGTCGGTATGTTTGGGGCGATTATGTTCGTCCCGCTCTTTATGCAAGGAGTCGTTGGTGTGAGTGCGACGCAATCAGGGACGATTATGACGCCAATGATGATTACGATGATAATCGGCAGCATTCTCGGCGGACGAATCGTCTATAAAATTGGCGTCAAACCGCAGTTAATTGCGGGGATGGTTGTGATGGCGTCTGGATTAGGTCTGCTTAGTACAATGGATATAGATACGACGCGCTGGACAGCAACGCTATATATGATTGTGCTCGGGCTTGGCGTCGGGCTTGTCATGCCGCTATTGACACTTGTCTTGCAAGAAACGTTCTCAAAATCAGAAATGGGGGTCGTGACGTCGTCGAGCCAATTTTTCCGTTCCATTGGTGGTACGTTCGGGATGACGATTTTAGGGGCAGTGATGAACCACCGGTCAAGCACGTTGTTGGAAGATCGGCTTATACCGCTCTTAAAGGAGCTGCCACCGCAGGCGAAAGCGATGGTCGCTCAGTTTTCGCATATGATTCACGACAATCCGCAAAGCTTATATTCGGCGTTATTAAGCCCGAAAGCGATGGCAAGCATGCCGGCGCAGATGAAACAGGCGCTCGTGCCAATTTTAAAGCAATCCCTCGTCGATTCGCTTCATTCCGTCTTTTTATTCGGGCTTGTCTTTGTCGCTTGTGGGGTGGTATTAACATTCTTCTTGCGCAAAATCACCCTCTCCGAACAAAACCGGAGAATGAAAGAAAGCGCGTAA
- a CDS encoding DUF779 domain-containing protein: MQPKVIATDVALELIEKLKAKYGPLMFHQSGGCCDGSSPMCYPQGELIVGNSDVLLGEIGGCPFYISAAQYEYWKHTQLIIDVVPGRGGMFSLEGPEGVRFLTRSRVFE, from the coding sequence ATGCAACCAAAAGTCATCGCCACTGATGTGGCGCTTGAACTTATCGAAAAATTAAAGGCAAAATACGGACCGCTAATGTTTCATCAGTCGGGAGGCTGCTGCGACGGCAGTTCGCCGATGTGCTACCCACAAGGAGAGCTAATCGTTGGTAATTCCGATGTCCTTCTCGGGGAGATTGGTGGCTGTCCATTTTACATCTCCGCCGCCCAGTACGAATATTGGAAGCATACGCAGCTCATTATCGACGTCGTCCCTGGCAGAGGCGGCATGTTTTCATTAGAAGGACCGGAAGGCGTACGCTTTCTTACCCGATCTAGGGTGTTTGAGTGA
- a CDS encoding DUF1284 domain-containing protein yields the protein MRPLRLRGHHLLCVHGFRGMGYSPSFVEKMKEIVRDIRDEEKEMLIQVVVALDEACFSCPHHGESTCQADPTSNDHVVSMDKKVLTHLGLEENAVYLKSELLRLTAKKVRPDDLDDLCANCSWLSYGVCKEGIANLRQKKSELSEIASSPFQKVWYDKKI from the coding sequence GTGAGACCGTTGCGGTTGCGAGGACATCATTTATTATGTGTTCACGGGTTTCGCGGCATGGGATATAGCCCATCGTTTGTAGAAAAAATGAAAGAAATCGTCCGAGATATTCGCGATGAAGAAAAAGAGATGCTTATTCAAGTCGTCGTCGCGCTCGATGAGGCATGTTTTTCTTGTCCGCATCACGGCGAATCGACATGCCAAGCCGACCCCACTTCCAACGACCACGTTGTATCGATGGACAAAAAAGTGCTTACTCATCTTGGCTTAGAAGAAAACGCCGTATATTTAAAATCCGAACTACTTCGTCTAACGGCAAAAAAAGTGCGTCCGGACGACTTAGACGATTTATGCGCCAACTGTTCGTGGCTTTCGTACGGCGTCTGTAAAGAAGGGATTGCTAATTTGCGCCAAAAAAAGAGTGAATTATCAGAAATTGCTTCTTCCCCTTTCCAAAAAGTGTGGTATGATAAGAAAATATAA
- a CDS encoding Gfo/Idh/MocA family protein — translation MIKFATIGTNWITQEFIRAASAVSELVLSAVYSRTEETAKDFAEKTGAPTFFTSLEELATSKEVDAVYIASPNALHAEQAIFLLQHGKHVLCEKPFASNTKEVQAMVEAAQQNGVVLMEALKTTLLPNFQAIRHHLPKIGKIRRYFASYCQYSSRYDAYREGIVLNAFHPSFSSGALMDLGIYCLYPLVVLFGKPQALKANSVMLASGVDGEGSIVIDYGEMDAVVMYSKIANSYVPAEIQGEEGSIVIDAIHTPTKVEIRYRDGRTEDITVPQDKHPMYYEAKEWAEVIQHGNQQSSINSHAHSLIVAEIMEEARKQTGIVFPADER, via the coding sequence ATGATTAAATTCGCCACCATCGGCACCAATTGGATTACGCAAGAGTTTATTCGCGCCGCAAGCGCCGTTTCGGAGCTAGTACTATCTGCGGTCTATTCGCGGACGGAAGAAACGGCTAAAGATTTTGCCGAAAAAACGGGGGCGCCAACCTTTTTTACAAGCTTAGAAGAATTGGCAACCAGTAAAGAGGTAGATGCCGTGTATATCGCAAGCCCAAACGCGCTGCATGCCGAACAGGCAATTTTTCTCCTGCAACATGGCAAGCACGTCTTATGCGAAAAGCCGTTTGCTTCGAATACAAAAGAAGTACAAGCAATGGTCGAGGCAGCACAGCAAAACGGCGTCGTGTTGATGGAGGCGCTAAAAACGACGCTTCTACCAAACTTTCAAGCGATTCGCCACCACTTGCCGAAAATCGGAAAAATAAGACGCTATTTCGCAAGTTATTGCCAATATTCGTCGCGCTATGATGCGTACAGAGAAGGGATTGTGTTGAATGCCTTTCATCCATCGTTTTCCAGCGGCGCCTTAATGGATCTCGGCATTTATTGCCTCTATCCGCTCGTCGTTTTATTCGGCAAACCGCAAGCGCTCAAAGCAAATAGCGTCATGCTTGCATCCGGCGTCGATGGCGAAGGAAGCATCGTCATTGATTACGGGGAAATGGATGCCGTGGTCATGTATTCGAAAATTGCTAATTCGTATGTTCCAGCAGAAATTCAAGGGGAAGAAGGAAGCATCGTCATCGATGCGATCCATACGCCAACGAAAGTCGAAATTCGCTACCGCGACGGCCGGACAGAAGACATTACCGTCCCGCAAGACAAGCACCCGATGTATTACGAAGCGAAAGAATGGGCAGAAGTTATTCAACACGGCAACCAACAATCGAGCATTAATTCGCACGCTCATTCGCTCATCGTCGCGGAAATTATGGAAGAAGCGCGAAAGCAAACCGGTATCGTTTTTCCGGCAGATGAGCGGTAA
- a CDS encoding ROK family protein, translating to MYLGAIEAGGTKFVCAIGDRDGNVHERVTFPTTTPEETFGQVIEFFNHYDVKAIGIGTFGPVDLNRKSRTYGYITSTPKPYWSNVDFVGAITKHFDVPIGFDTDVNAAALGEQLWGAAKGKNSCIYMTVGTGIGVGAIVEGRLVHGLLHPEMGHILVRRHPNDEFAGSCPFHGDCLEGMASGPAIEKRWGKKGAELSDRADVWELEAFYLGQAIAQYILILSPEQVIVGGGVAHQPSLLPLVRRYVLDCLNGYVQHAAILQHIDDYIVLPGLGDNAGICGALALAKQALEK from the coding sequence ATGTATTTAGGAGCAATTGAAGCAGGCGGAACGAAATTTGTTTGCGCCATCGGGGATCGCGATGGCAACGTCCATGAGCGCGTCACGTTTCCGACAACGACACCAGAAGAAACGTTTGGGCAAGTGATTGAGTTTTTCAACCACTATGACGTAAAAGCAATCGGCATTGGTACGTTTGGACCGGTCGATCTAAACCGGAAAAGTCGGACGTACGGCTATATTACAAGCACGCCAAAGCCATATTGGTCCAATGTAGACTTCGTCGGTGCCATTACGAAACATTTCGATGTGCCGATTGGCTTCGACACGGATGTGAATGCGGCAGCGTTAGGCGAGCAGTTATGGGGAGCGGCCAAGGGCAAAAACAGTTGCATTTACATGACCGTCGGAACTGGCATCGGCGTTGGCGCGATTGTCGAAGGTCGGCTCGTGCACGGTTTGTTGCATCCGGAAATGGGGCATATTTTGGTTCGCCGTCATCCGAATGACGAGTTTGCCGGAAGCTGCCCATTCCACGGCGATTGCTTAGAAGGAATGGCCTCCGGTCCTGCCATTGAAAAACGGTGGGGAAAAAAAGGAGCAGAGCTTTCCGACCGCGCCGATGTTTGGGAGTTAGAAGCGTTTTATTTAGGACAAGCCATCGCCCAGTACATTTTAATTTTGTCGCCAGAACAAGTGATTGTCGGAGGCGGGGTCGCCCATCAGCCGTCGTTATTGCCGCTCGTTCGCCGGTATGTCCTTGACTGTTTAAACGGCTACGTCCAGCATGCCGCTATTTTACAGCATATTGATGATTATATCGTCCTACCAGGATTAGGAGACAATGCAGGGATTTGCGGGGCGCTTGCCTTGGCAAAACAAGCGTTAGAAAAATAA
- a CDS encoding aspartate kinase, protein MKVAKFGGSSVASAEQFRKVAYIIQSDVERRIIVVSAPGKRYKTDTKVTDLLIQLAEAAIQGELIEPFVETVIRRYIDIADGLELSASDVTEQMKADLRKKIDTYRHDQDRLMDALKASGEDNNAKLMALYLRHIGLDAHYVSPKEAGILVTDEPGNAQMLPESYEKLRELKHRSGVLVIPGFFGYSLNGHIVTFPRGGSDITGSIVAAGVGADVYENFTDVDSIYCVNPSIVDNPRQLKEITYREMRELSYSGFSVFHDEALEPVYKARIPVCVKNTNNPEAPGTWIVAQRDYRDQPVAGIASDTGFCSINVSKYLMNREIGFGRKLLHILEDEGISYEHTPSGIDNMSVILRANQLEGEKERRIVDRIQTELQVDDIHIEYGLALIMVVGEGMERAVGVAAKATAAFAKANINIEMINQGSSEVSMMFGVKEEVVDQAVKALYDAYFSKQPLS, encoded by the coding sequence ATGAAAGTAGCGAAATTTGGGGGAAGCTCGGTTGCTAGTGCGGAACAGTTCCGCAAAGTGGCGTATATTATTCAATCGGATGTCGAACGGCGCATCATCGTCGTATCTGCGCCAGGGAAGCGGTACAAAACGGATACGAAAGTAACCGATCTATTAATCCAGCTCGCGGAAGCTGCCATCCAAGGAGAATTGATCGAACCGTTCGTCGAAACGGTCATCAGAAGGTATATCGATATTGCCGATGGATTGGAATTGTCTGCTTCTGATGTAACGGAGCAAATGAAAGCAGACTTGCGAAAAAAAATCGACACATATCGCCACGACCAAGATCGGTTAATGGATGCGTTAAAGGCGAGCGGGGAAGACAATAATGCGAAATTAATGGCGCTTTATTTGCGCCATATTGGGTTGGATGCGCATTATGTCAGCCCGAAGGAAGCGGGCATTCTCGTAACGGACGAACCGGGAAATGCGCAAATGTTGCCGGAGTCGTACGAAAAGTTACGTGAGCTAAAGCACCGTTCCGGCGTGCTTGTGATTCCAGGCTTTTTCGGCTATTCGCTCAACGGGCATATTGTGACGTTTCCGCGCGGCGGCTCGGATATTACAGGGTCGATTGTCGCTGCGGGCGTAGGGGCGGACGTGTATGAAAACTTTACCGACGTCGATTCGATTTATTGCGTCAATCCGTCGATTGTCGACAACCCACGCCAATTAAAAGAAATTACATATCGGGAAATGCGCGAGCTGTCGTATTCCGGCTTTTCGGTGTTTCACGATGAGGCGCTTGAGCCAGTGTATAAAGCCCGCATTCCTGTCTGTGTCAAAAATACGAACAACCCAGAAGCACCCGGGACATGGATTGTCGCCCAGCGCGACTACCGCGACCAGCCGGTAGCCGGGATTGCGAGCGACACGGGCTTTTGCAGCATTAACGTCAGCAAATATTTAATGAACCGCGAAATCGGCTTTGGGCGCAAGCTATTGCACATTTTAGAAGACGAAGGGATTTCGTACGAACATACCCCGTCGGGAATTGACAACATGTCCGTCATTTTGCGCGCAAACCAGCTAGAAGGAGAAAAAGAACGCCGCATTGTCGACCGCATTCAGACGGAATTGCAAGTGGACGATATTCACATTGAATACGGGCTTGCTTTAATTATGGTCGTCGGCGAAGGGATGGAGCGCGCTGTCGGGGTTGCGGCAAAAGCAACCGCTGCCTTTGCCAAAGCCAACATTAACATCGAAATGATTAACCAAGGCTCGTCCGAAGTGAGCATGATGTTTGGCGTGAAAGAAGAAGTCGTCGACCAAGCAGTAAAGGCGCTATACGACGCTTATTTTTCCAAACAGCCACTCTCTTAA